One Faecalispora anaeroviscerum genomic window carries:
- a CDS encoding GltB/FmdC/FwdC-like GXGXG domain-containing protein has product MRINAKNNLNFRLLNEQIRNTEDKNVIIDNCLGQRFIGSGLGQRQVTINGIPGNALGAYLNGANIEVNGNAQDATGDTMNNGSIVIHGNCGDATGYGMRGGEIYIKGNVGFRAGIHMKAYQESSPVMVVGGKAGSFLGEYQAGGTIIVLGLDQEEQAPVGEQCCTGMHGGCIYLRSDSLPENLPAQVVSRKATQIDLDNIDEYLDSFCEHFEVAKDQILEKPFYVLEPNTNNPYRSIYTTYLA; this is encoded by the coding sequence ATGAGAATCAATGCGAAAAATAATCTGAATTTCCGACTGCTCAACGAGCAAATCAGAAACACCGAAGACAAAAACGTGATTATCGACAACTGCCTGGGGCAACGATTCATCGGCAGCGGCCTGGGGCAACGGCAAGTGACCATTAACGGTATTCCCGGGAATGCACTTGGTGCTTACCTAAACGGCGCTAACATTGAGGTAAACGGCAACGCCCAAGACGCGACCGGCGACACCATGAACAACGGCAGCATTGTAATTCACGGAAACTGCGGCGACGCAACCGGCTACGGCATGCGCGGCGGTGAAATTTACATTAAAGGAAATGTCGGTTTTCGGGCCGGGATTCATATGAAGGCCTATCAGGAAAGCAGCCCGGTCATGGTGGTTGGCGGCAAAGCCGGAAGCTTTTTGGGCGAGTACCAGGCGGGCGGCACAATCATCGTTCTCGGGCTGGATCAAGAGGAACAAGCGCCGGTCGGCGAGCAATGCTGCACCGGAATGCACGGCGGCTGCATTTACCTGCGCAGTGACTCCCTGCCGGAGAATCTTCCCGCTCAGGTAGTTTCCAGAAAAGCAACCCAAATCGATCTGGACAATATTGATGAATACCTCGACAGCTTCTGCGAGCATTTTGAGGTTGCGAAAGATCAAATTCTGGAGAAGCCCTTCTATGTTCTGGAGCCGAATACGAACAATCCTTATCGCTCCATTTACACCACTTATCTGGCGTAA
- a CDS encoding NRAMP family divalent metal transporter: protein MGAETTTKSKRSQAIGGVFLMAASAMGPGFLTQTAKFVNDFHGSFGFVIITSLLLSVVVQINVWRVLCVANMRAQDVANKLLPGLGYFLALLVFAGGLVFNIGNVGGAALGLNAMLGLDLRAGYVTAGIIAVIVFSVKNAQLAVDNIAKILSILKITIILVVMIIVQPPVGMALKETFAPSTGVPALFPSILTLVGGTVGGYITFAGAHRLIDGGVVGKENEKRIVNSACGGLGIAAFSRFFLFLLVLGVVSKGVSLDPSNPAADAFLQGGGEFCYRLFGLLLFFAGITSIIGASYTSLSFVKSLSKTVANHNKAVTIAFITCSMLIMLLLGKPATLLIIAGALNALVLPLALVISLVAAYRKDIVGEDYHHPIWLTITGIVSAILFAYFAVVGLGSLF, encoded by the coding sequence ATGGGCGCTGAAACAACAACCAAAAGCAAGCGCAGTCAAGCAATAGGCGGCGTATTTTTGATGGCGGCCTCAGCCATGGGGCCGGGTTTTCTGACTCAGACCGCGAAATTTGTCAACGATTTTCATGGGAGCTTCGGATTTGTCATTATCACTTCGCTTCTTCTGTCGGTCGTGGTACAGATCAATGTCTGGCGTGTTCTGTGCGTAGCCAATATGCGCGCGCAGGATGTGGCAAATAAGCTTCTTCCGGGTCTTGGGTATTTCCTGGCTCTGCTGGTGTTTGCGGGCGGGCTGGTATTTAACATTGGTAACGTCGGCGGTGCGGCTCTTGGCCTGAACGCCATGTTGGGGCTAGATCTTCGGGCCGGTTATGTTACAGCCGGCATCATCGCGGTCATTGTCTTTTCCGTGAAAAATGCGCAGCTTGCTGTGGATAATATCGCGAAAATTCTTAGTATTCTGAAAATCACCATAATTCTGGTGGTAATGATTATCGTTCAGCCTCCCGTGGGCATGGCGCTGAAAGAAACTTTCGCGCCCAGCACTGGAGTTCCCGCTCTGTTTCCCTCCATTCTCACTCTGGTCGGCGGCACAGTCGGCGGTTATATCACCTTTGCCGGCGCACACCGTTTGATTGACGGTGGCGTTGTGGGAAAAGAAAATGAGAAAAGAATTGTGAACAGTGCCTGCGGCGGTCTCGGAATCGCAGCTTTCAGCCGGTTTTTCCTGTTCCTGCTGGTGTTGGGCGTAGTATCGAAAGGCGTTTCGCTCGACCCCTCCAATCCGGCGGCTGATGCCTTCTTGCAGGGCGGCGGCGAGTTCTGCTACCGTCTTTTCGGTTTGCTGCTGTTCTTCGCCGGAATCACTTCGATTATCGGTGCATCTTATACCTCGCTTTCCTTTGTCAAATCCTTGAGCAAGACGGTAGCCAATCACAACAAGGCGGTAACAATTGCCTTTATTACCTGCTCCATGCTGATTATGCTGCTGCTTGGCAAGCCTGCCACGCTGCTGATTATCGCAGGCGCCCTGAATGCGCTTGTTCTGCCGCTGGCTCTGGTGATTAGCCTGGTTGCCGCATACCGAAAGGACATTGTGGGCGAAGACTACCACCATCCGATTTGGCTGACGATTACCGGAATCGTTTCAGCAATTTTGTTCGCGTATTTTGCTGTCGTAGGGTTGGGCAGCTTGTTTTAA
- a CDS encoding 5-oxoprolinase subunit C family protein, protein MNAVKVISPGALTTVQDAGRFGFLQSGISVSGVMDSYSHRAANILVDNPQEEAVLEVTLMGPIFEFQCSTRIAVTGAVMQPKLNDQPVPMWQTISVKEGDRLSFSPIQSGCRAYIAFAGGMDVPVIMGSKSTNLKAQMGGFEGRMLKRDDMVPLKAPSGEAKLWAASEEWIPKFSTQITLRAVLGPQDDLFTEEGIASFFNTEYHVTPANDRMGYRLEGEEITHKAGADIVSDGIVMGAVQVPSSGQPIILMADRQTTGGYTKIATVATADLPLLAQAQAGTKIRFQQVSVEEAQQLLHGFYEKLNAFARTRRPANS, encoded by the coding sequence ATGAACGCAGTAAAAGTGATTTCACCGGGCGCCTTGACTACCGTTCAGGACGCGGGCCGGTTCGGCTTTTTGCAGTCCGGTATTTCGGTGTCGGGCGTAATGGACAGTTACAGCCACCGTGCCGCCAATATTCTTGTGGATAACCCGCAGGAGGAAGCGGTGCTGGAGGTGACCCTCATGGGTCCAATTTTTGAATTCCAGTGCAGCACACGAATCGCGGTAACCGGCGCCGTGATGCAGCCGAAGCTCAACGATCAGCCTGTGCCTATGTGGCAGACTATCTCGGTCAAAGAGGGAGATCGCCTGTCGTTTTCTCCCATTCAGAGCGGCTGCCGCGCTTATATCGCGTTTGCCGGAGGAATGGATGTTCCAGTTATTATGGGCAGTAAATCCACCAACCTGAAAGCGCAGATGGGCGGATTTGAGGGACGCATGCTCAAACGAGATGACATGGTGCCGCTGAAAGCGCCGTCTGGGGAAGCAAAGCTGTGGGCCGCCAGTGAGGAATGGATTCCGAAATTCTCCACACAGATCACTCTGAGGGCTGTACTTGGGCCGCAGGATGACTTGTTTACCGAAGAGGGCATCGCCAGCTTTTTCAATACGGAGTACCATGTCACCCCGGCGAATGACCGGATGGGATACCGCCTGGAGGGTGAGGAAATCACCCATAAGGCAGGAGCGGATATTGTGTCTGACGGTATTGTAATGGGCGCGGTTCAGGTGCCCAGCAGCGGTCAGCCCATTATTTTGATGGCAGACCGGCAGACCACCGGCGGGTATACCAAAATTGCCACCGTGGCAACGGCAGATCTTCCTCTGTTGGCTCAGGCACAGGCCGGCACCAAAATCCGGTTTCAGCAGGTCAGCGTAGAAGAGGCCCAGCAACTGCTGCATGGCTTTTATGAGAAACTCAATGCGTTTGCAAGAACTCGCCGCCCGGCAAATTCTTAA
- a CDS encoding acetyl-CoA carboxylase biotin carboxyl carrier protein: MIQYQEKAEQNTRLAEQPAGHWLQVPEAIELMREFEKSSVQEFRLSDGGGREICLKKHGATESAGAQADVPPDSAKELEECSGTKEEECIVTSPLVGVFYTSVSPDQPPLVSPGQIVKKGDPLFIIEAMKMMNEIASERDGVITEVLAQNEQAVEFGQPVLRMK; this comes from the coding sequence TTGATACAATATCAGGAAAAGGCGGAACAGAATACCCGTTTGGCAGAACAGCCGGCAGGGCATTGGCTTCAGGTTCCCGAGGCGATCGAGTTGATGCGCGAATTTGAGAAAAGCTCTGTTCAGGAATTCCGTCTGAGTGACGGTGGCGGGCGAGAAATTTGCCTGAAGAAGCATGGCGCGACGGAGAGCGCCGGTGCGCAGGCCGATGTACCGCCAGATTCCGCAAAGGAGCTGGAGGAATGCAGCGGTACCAAAGAGGAGGAATGCATTGTAACCTCTCCTCTGGTGGGCGTGTTCTATACTTCCGTCTCGCCGGATCAGCCGCCGCTGGTCAGCCCGGGTCAAATCGTAAAAAAGGGAGATCCGCTCTTTATCATCGAAGCGATGAAAATGATGAACGAGATTGCCAGCGAACGCGACGGAGTGATTACGGAAGTCTTGGCGCAAAATGAGCAGGCAGTAGAATTTGGCCAGCCGGTTCTGCGAATGAAATAA
- a CDS encoding SAM-dependent methyltransferase: MEGFTVKQIGVSRADEHNYWIELNPEYREAMAGLEGFDYLNIFWWFDRCDNPQSRSKLVEEQPYSKGPALLGAFATRSPERPNPIALTCAQVTYLDMEKDIVGLAYFDALDQSPILDIKPYTPSLDRVEQPGVPAWCAHWPQNVETSGEFDWSAEFNF, encoded by the coding sequence ATGGAAGGATTCACAGTAAAACAAATCGGTGTTTCCCGCGCCGATGAGCATAACTATTGGATTGAGCTGAACCCGGAGTACAGAGAGGCCATGGCCGGGCTGGAGGGCTTTGATTATCTGAATATTTTCTGGTGGTTCGACCGCTGCGACAATCCGCAGAGCAGATCGAAATTGGTGGAAGAGCAGCCTTATTCCAAGGGGCCGGCACTTTTAGGTGCTTTTGCCACCCGCTCACCGGAACGCCCAAACCCCATTGCGCTTACCTGCGCACAGGTAACGTATCTGGATATGGAAAAGGACATCGTTGGCCTTGCCTATTTTGACGCGCTGGACCAAAGCCCAATATTGGACATAAAGCCCTATACGCCCAGTCTGGATCGGGTAGAACAGCCCGGTGTTCCGGCCTGGTGCGCCCACTGGCCCCAAAATGTGGAAACCAGCGGAGAGTTTGACTGGTCTGCCGAATTCAACTTTTAA
- a CDS encoding acetyl-CoA carboxylase biotin carboxyl carrier protein subunit yields the protein MSAEATMMKADFPGRILDIMVHEGDSVTAGQPVILLEVMKMENELLAPAGGIVEKISVEKNNSVGAGDLLLTIR from the coding sequence ATGAGTGCAGAAGCAACAATGATGAAGGCAGATTTCCCTGGAAGAATTTTAGATATTATGGTACATGAGGGAGATTCCGTTACTGCCGGCCAGCCGGTGATCCTCCTGGAGGTTATGAAAATGGAAAACGAGCTGCTTGCTCCCGCAGGCGGCATTGTAGAAAAAATCAGCGTTGAAAAAAATAATTCCGTCGGTGCCGGTGATCTTCTCCTCACAATTCGGTAA
- a CDS encoding polymorphic toxin type 50 domain-containing protein, which yields MVPVIGEAADGINALIYLGQGDIKNAAISGAALVPGIGSVGTGARLAIKGTAAVAGAATAAKGVSAAGAVVKASHLSGVVMGGIKGADHVKDAEKVAQSAESVIKGGLEINMGQQNKHIPGTNSYKQELANGKLKSILSADPQQLLGDFAGTGRKIGTNKERVDFGSVIGKYVNPETGEVVDTTVGIIHYGKNGAHIVPARPK from the coding sequence ATGGTACCGGTCATCGGAGAAGCGGCAGATGGCATAAACGCCTTGATTTATTTGGGTCAAGGTGATATAAAGAATGCAGCAATCTCCGGAGCCGCGCTTGTGCCTGGAATCGGCTCGGTCGGTACAGGAGCGCGCTTGGCCATTAAGGGAACCGCTGCGGTAGCGGGAGCCGCAACCGCGGCAAAAGGCGTTTCGGCAGCCGGCGCGGTGGTGAAAGCCTCCCATTTGTCCGGCGTTGTCATGGGTGGAATCAAAGGCGCCGACCATGTCAAGGACGCGGAGAAGGTTGCTCAGAGTGCAGAGAGCGTTATTAAGGGTGGGTTAGAAATCAATATGGGGCAACAAAACAAACATATTCCAGGAACAAATAGCTATAAACAAGAGTTAGCCAATGGGAAATTGAAAAGTATACTTTCAGCTGATCCACAGCAATTACTTGGCGATTTTGCTGGAACAGGACGAAAGATTGGGACAAATAAGGAAAGGGTTGATTTTGGTAGCGTAATTGGGAAATATGTAAATCCAGAAACTGGTGAAGTTGTTGACACTACTGTTGGTATAATTCATTACGGTAAAAATGGCGCACATATCGTTCCAGCTAGACCCAAATAA
- the pxpB gene encoding 5-oxoprolinase subunit PxpB, with protein sequence MYSQTKYLIAGDSALVVEFGNEISPQINERVRGMYLAIEKAALPGIVSLTPTYRSLLVQYNPLVTPYREMLEALQNLEGNLEKMELPKPNVMEIPTLYGGDCGPDLDFVCQHSGLSRDEVIRIHSSREYLIYMLGFAPGFPYLGGMDERIATPRLKTPRTKINSGSVGIAGQQTGIYPLASPGGWQLIGRTPILLYDPQRNPPILYRTGDYLKFVPVSEQEYAEIEQQVAEGRYQYRLYPKKEAKE encoded by the coding sequence ATGTATTCGCAGACGAAATATCTCATCGCGGGGGATTCGGCGCTGGTTGTCGAGTTCGGCAATGAAATCTCCCCGCAGATCAATGAACGGGTCCGCGGAATGTATCTGGCAATTGAAAAGGCTGCGCTTCCGGGAATCGTATCTTTGACCCCTACTTACCGTTCGTTGCTGGTTCAATATAATCCGCTGGTAACGCCATACCGCGAAATGCTGGAAGCACTGCAGAATCTGGAGGGCAACCTTGAGAAAATGGAGCTGCCAAAGCCTAATGTGATGGAAATCCCTACGCTTTACGGCGGAGATTGCGGCCCAGATCTGGATTTTGTATGCCAGCACAGCGGGCTGAGCCGCGACGAAGTCATTCGGATTCACTCCTCGCGGGAATATTTGATTTACATGCTGGGCTTTGCCCCAGGCTTCCCTTATCTGGGTGGAATGGATGAGCGCATTGCAACACCGCGCCTGAAAACACCCCGCACCAAAATCAACAGTGGCTCGGTCGGCATTGCAGGGCAGCAGACGGGTATTTATCCGCTCGCCAGCCCCGGGGGCTGGCAGCTGATCGGTCGTACACCGATTCTGCTGTACGATCCGCAGCGCAATCCTCCCATCCTGTATCGTACCGGGGATTACCTGAAATTTGTTCCCGTCAGCGAACAGGAATATGCTGAGATTGAACAGCAGGTGGCAGAGGGCAGGTATCAGTATCGCCTGTACCCCAAAAAGGAGGCGAAGGAATGA
- a CDS encoding glutamate synthase-related protein, producing MSMDFLYPDYTVVRDKDLCTNCQICVKQCGLGVHSYDTKTKTMKTDSTKCINCQRCVAFCPTLALKVVKSDNTYKLNDNWTGSAINEVIQQAGSGGMLLSSMGNPRSYPIYWDKILINASQVTNPSIDPLREPMETRTFLGKKPSKIERDEQGNLKFEKMPPHLTLKLPILFAGMSYGAVSYNVHESLARAAEQLGTYYNTGEGGLHQDLYKYGKNTIVQVASGRFGVHKDYLDAGAAIEIKIGQGAKPGIGGHLPGYKVGSEVSKTRMIPEGSDAISPAPHHDIYSIEDLRQLVYSLKEATAYTKPIIVKIAAVHNVAAIASGIARSGADIIAIDGFRAGTGAAPTRIRDNVGIPIELAVAAVDDRLREEHIRNNISLVVSGGIRNSADVLKAIALGADAVYIATPALIALGCHMCRSCQTGKCNWGITTQRPDLVERLDPNEGTRRLVNLVTAWQHEIMEMMGGMGINSIEALKGNRLMLRGIGLNQKELDILGIQHAGE from the coding sequence ATGTCTATGGATTTTTTATATCCTGATTATACCGTCGTACGCGATAAGGATTTATGCACCAACTGTCAGATCTGCGTAAAGCAATGCGGACTGGGCGTGCATTCCTACGATACGAAAACCAAAACCATGAAGACCGACAGCACCAAGTGCATCAACTGCCAGCGCTGTGTGGCGTTCTGTCCCACGCTGGCCCTCAAGGTTGTCAAATCCGACAACACCTACAAGCTCAACGACAACTGGACGGGTTCCGCGATTAACGAAGTGATTCAACAAGCCGGCTCGGGCGGCATGCTGCTCTCCTCCATGGGCAACCCCCGCAGCTACCCCATTTACTGGGATAAAATCTTAATTAACGCATCACAGGTAACAAACCCTTCCATCGACCCGCTGAGAGAGCCGATGGAAACACGCACCTTCCTCGGAAAAAAGCCGAGTAAAATAGAACGCGACGAACAGGGGAACCTGAAATTTGAAAAAATGCCACCGCATCTGACACTGAAGCTCCCCATTCTGTTCGCGGGTATGAGCTATGGCGCGGTCAGCTACAATGTACATGAAAGTCTGGCACGCGCCGCCGAGCAGCTGGGTACCTACTACAACACCGGCGAGGGCGGACTGCATCAAGACCTTTACAAATACGGTAAAAACACCATTGTTCAGGTGGCATCCGGACGCTTCGGCGTTCACAAGGATTATCTTGACGCCGGCGCCGCAATCGAAATTAAAATCGGTCAGGGCGCAAAACCCGGTATCGGCGGGCATCTGCCGGGCTACAAGGTTGGCAGTGAGGTTTCAAAAACCCGCATGATCCCCGAGGGCAGCGACGCGATTTCTCCCGCTCCCCACCACGACATTTACTCTATTGAAGACCTGCGGCAGCTGGTTTACTCGCTGAAAGAGGCAACGGCCTATACCAAGCCGATCATTGTCAAGATTGCCGCGGTTCACAATGTGGCGGCCATCGCAAGCGGCATTGCCCGCAGCGGCGCGGACATTATCGCGATCGACGGGTTCCGCGCAGGCACAGGCGCTGCTCCTACCCGCATCCGCGATAACGTCGGTATCCCCATTGAGCTGGCGGTAGCAGCCGTGGATGACCGCCTGCGGGAGGAGCATATTCGCAACAACATTTCATTGGTGGTTTCGGGAGGAATCCGGAACTCGGCAGACGTGTTGAAGGCCATTGCGCTGGGCGCGGACGCGGTTTACATCGCGACCCCCGCATTGATCGCTCTGGGCTGCCACATGTGCCGCAGCTGCCAAACCGGAAAATGCAATTGGGGTATTACCACCCAGCGCCCGGATCTGGTAGAACGACTCGATCCCAATGAGGGAACCCGCCGCCTGGTGAATCTGGTAACGGCCTGGCAGCATGAGATCATGGAAATGATGGGCGGCATGGGCATTAACTCCATTGAAGCGCTCAAGGGCAACCGCCTGATGCTTCGCGGAATCGGACTGAATCAAAAAGAGCTCGACATCCTCGGCATTCAACACGCAGGAGAATAG
- the accC gene encoding acetyl-CoA carboxylase biotin carboxylase subunit: protein MFDKVLIANRGEIAVRILRACGELGLGTVAICSQADKNAMHVQLADRSVCVGPATSAKSYLNIDAILSACKTTGAQAVHPGVGFLSENAEFAERCEQQGICFIGPKAEVIRTMGDKANAKRAAKNAGVPTIPGSPGVVRELKEAEAYAQDIGYPILIKACAGGGGRGIRQVDCVGQLPEALTITREEALRFFGCGDVYLEKKLLHPRHVEVQILADSFGNAVYLGERDCSLQRRHQKVLEECPSPSMALTNEIRRKMGEAAVRVALQVGYTGVGTVEFLLNQDGSFYFMEMNTRVQVEHPITELVWGVDLVQWQIRVARGERLTFGQSDLLPRGHAIECRINAETPEKNFAPSVGTLTNLRLPGGNGIRLDTAVYEGYSIPPYYDNLLIKLIAYAPTREQAAAKMLQAIREFSVSGVDTNAAFQMRLMQSKMFQSAQYDICTLESEETIAAMM from the coding sequence ATGTTCGATAAAGTTTTGATCGCCAATCGGGGCGAAATTGCAGTTCGAATTCTTAGGGCATGCGGCGAGTTGGGGCTCGGTACGGTGGCAATCTGCTCACAGGCCGACAAAAACGCCATGCATGTTCAACTTGCGGACAGGTCGGTCTGTGTGGGACCGGCCACGTCGGCAAAAAGCTATTTGAATATCGACGCGATTTTGTCCGCGTGCAAAACAACCGGTGCCCAGGCAGTGCATCCCGGTGTTGGCTTTCTAAGTGAAAATGCGGAGTTTGCCGAGCGGTGCGAGCAGCAGGGAATCTGCTTTATAGGCCCAAAGGCTGAGGTGATCCGCACAATGGGGGATAAGGCCAACGCCAAGCGCGCAGCAAAAAATGCGGGTGTGCCTACGATTCCCGGTTCCCCGGGCGTGGTACGGGAGCTGAAGGAAGCCGAGGCGTATGCGCAGGACATAGGGTACCCGATTTTGATCAAGGCGTGCGCCGGGGGCGGCGGACGGGGGATTCGGCAGGTGGATTGTGTGGGCCAGCTGCCGGAGGCTCTGACCATCACCCGGGAAGAAGCGCTGCGGTTTTTTGGGTGCGGGGATGTTTATCTGGAGAAGAAACTGCTGCATCCCAGGCATGTAGAGGTGCAGATTCTGGCGGACTCGTTCGGCAATGCGGTATATCTGGGGGAACGCGACTGCTCCTTGCAGCGGCGGCACCAAAAGGTTTTGGAGGAATGCCCCTCTCCCAGCATGGCCTTGACGAACGAGATTCGCAGAAAAATGGGGGAAGCCGCTGTTCGTGTAGCCCTCCAGGTGGGCTATACCGGCGTGGGAACAGTGGAATTCCTCCTCAATCAGGACGGCAGCTTCTATTTTATGGAGATGAACACTCGTGTTCAAGTAGAGCACCCAATTACAGAACTGGTGTGGGGTGTGGATTTGGTTCAGTGGCAGATTCGGGTTGCCCGGGGGGAAAGGTTGACCTTCGGGCAGAGCGATCTGCTTCCCAGAGGGCATGCGATCGAGTGCCGTATCAACGCGGAAACGCCCGAAAAAAACTTTGCCCCCTCTGTGGGAACGCTCACGAACCTCCGTCTGCCGGGAGGCAACGGAATCCGGCTCGATACCGCTGTATATGAGGGGTACTCCATTCCCCCTTATTACGATAACCTGCTTATTAAGCTGATTGCCTATGCCCCAACCCGGGAACAGGCCGCAGCGAAAATGCTGCAGGCAATCCGGGAGTTTTCAGTGTCTGGTGTGGATACCAACGCGGCGTTTCAAATGCGGCTGATGCAAAGTAAGATGTTCCAAAGCGCGCAGTACGATATTTGTACGCTGGAATCAGAAGAAACCATTGCCGCAATGATGTAA